Proteins encoded within one genomic window of Trichoderma asperellum chromosome 2, complete sequence:
- a CDS encoding uncharacterized protein (EggNog:ENOG41~antiSMASH:Cluster_2.3), which translates to MRTRTHNICTAVARAVGDVADDAEPLEDGTSKTGRVVQCLANLFFCLASIFPPIFDFEYSRYCSSVFLTMRHEVWMIEERDYLASFCQAISDASWSRHRRNWEAELIPVGDLGYSGSTFLMTSNGKYIVKSLDRRFEYRFFMHEIFRPYVNHMTTHPGSLLVRITDMLYVPGINVSRLLGLSATRLVVMENLLHGKENEKNENARLQWSTYDLKPDNYFFPERDIAGGSLTSKNVKNKLVDEMPSRLRVSAQMADQIFDILNADTEFLANSNVVDYSLFLVKFPGPGQHIKSQSTTEFAASDDTLPAARRYDKETWRNGVTSIDGKWTYRIIIIDFFWARHKLQPKILSGLVKTFNVYAKKGPMSITTDPIEYRRRFMNMVHKLISGINN; encoded by the coding sequence ATGCGAACCCGAACTCACAACATTTGTACTGCTGTTGCTCGTGCCGTGGGTGACGTTGCAGATGATGCTGAGCCTCTAGAAGATGGCACATCGAAAACAGGTCGGGTTGTCCAGTGTTTGGCtaacctcttcttctgtttaGCCAGCATTTTCCCCCCCATATTCGACTTCGAATATTCACGCTACTGTTCTTCTGTTTTCCTCACAATGCGGCATGAAGTCTGGATGATTGAAGAACGTGATTATTTGGCATCATTTTGCCAAGCTATATCAGATGCCTCATGGTCACGACACAGACGAAATTGGGAGGCGGAACTTATTCCGGTTGGAGATCTTGGGTATAGCGGCTCCACGTTTCTTATGACCAGCAACGGAAAGTACATCGTTAAATCGCTAGATCGCCGGTTTGAATACCGCTTCTTTATGCACGAAATATTTCGACCTTATGTGAACCATATGACGACTCATCCTGGCAGCCTTCTTGTCCGCATCACGGACATGCTATATGTTCCAGGAATAAATGTGAGCAGGCTCCTAGGTCTCTCAGCAACTCGGCTCGTTGTCATGGAGAATTTGTTACACGGAAAGgagaatgagaagaatgagaatgCTAGGCTTCAGTGGAGTACCTATGATCTAAAACCAGATAATTATTTCTTCCCGGAGCGCGATATTGCAGGCGGCAGCCTGACATCCAAAAATGTGAAAAACAAACTGGTTGATGAAATGCCCAGCCGGCTACGAGTCTCGGCACAAATGGCAGATCAGATTTTCGACATTTTGAACGCAGATACAGAATTCCTTGCGAACTCAAATGTGGTTGATTATTCTCTGTTCCTTGTCAAGTTTCCTGGTCCTGGTCAACATATAAAGTCGCAGTCTACTACGGAGTTTGCTGCAAGCGATGATACTCTACCAGCTGCTAGGAGATATGATAAAGAGACTTGGAGAAATGGGGTAACATCAATTGACGGCAAATGGACATATCGTATCATTATCATAGATTTCTTCTGGGCCCGACACAAGCTGCAGCCGAAGATACTGTCTGGACTTGTTAAAACATTCAATGTCTATGCCAAAAAAGGCCCAATGAGTATTACAACGGATCCGATTGAGTACAGGAGGCGTTTTATGAATATGGTTCATAAATTGATATCAGGAATCAATAATTAG
- a CDS encoding uncharacterized protein (CAZy:PL7~EggNog:ENOG41~SECRETED:SignalP(1-22)~antiSMASH:Cluster_2.3), whose translation MLIPKSNMAIVAITLFFSAASALNASCAPGGNFDLSKFVLQLPSGSTNNPDQIPASRLEGCGGYQDPGHHYFFTESGDGAMVMKAPGGGNCATFPGAPRCRSEFGETNPWSSSAATNRLTADLLVTSGSSICIGQVFQSNSNNKPLAEVYYNGNGQITVGVEFVATGGQGQDLNKIGTVSPGSRFNYEMRFESGTLQFSLNGGAFKTLKQYFTTDKAFFKMGNYNQGGDDSDIHVFGLAVQH comes from the exons ATGCTCATCCCGAAGTCTAATATGGCCATTGTTGCCAttaccctttttttctcagctGCTTCCGCCTTAAACGCATCCTGTGCTCCCGGTGGCAATTTTGACCTCAGCAAATTCGTTCTTCAGTTGCCAAGCGGCAGCACCAACAATCCAGATCAAATCCCTGCCTCACGCCTCGAGGGTTGCGGTGGCTACCAAGATCCTGGCCACCATTACTTCTTCACCGAGTCTGGCGATGGTGCCATGGTCATGAAGGCTCCTGGAGGAGGAAATTGTGCTACCTTCCCAGGTGCACCGCGCTGCCGCTCCGAATTTGGCGAGACTAATCCATGGAGCTCTAGTGCTGCAACCAACCGCCTGACGGCTGACCTCCTCGTCACCAGTggtagcagcatctgcattgGCCAGGTGTTCCAGTCAAACTCCAACAACAAGCCTCTT GCTGAGGTTTACTATAACGGCAATGGCCAAATCACCGTCGGTGTTGAGTTTGTTGCAACTGGGGGTCAGGGCCAGGACTTGAACAAGATTGGCACTGTCTCTCCTGGCAGCCGATTTAATTATGAGATGCGCTTTGAGAGTGGTACGCTCCAATTCTCTCTTAACGGTGGAGCATTCAAGACCCTGAAGCAATACTTCACTACAGACAAGGCCTTTTTCAAGATGGGCAACTATAATCAAGGTGGCGACGACTCTGATATTCATGTCTTCGGCCTTGCTGTTCAGCACTAG
- a CDS encoding uncharacterized protein (EggNog:ENOG41): protein MSIREVQEDNERIAREMRLLWLQRQQEARRTVNPRFGPAVDGVLWSRIHPDESPAVPILSILEFHLKSGIDILDNSKPPRKLWDSVLQYISSISGCCAVKWGSILDEPPATLLCMIHWDSAVAWRKFQYSLGFSPLIGLLKSEVSNRCAKLNLSGVLWLDGATIVDVVSVTFDARATSSLNLRAAFEESWNTHAASMTREFKGLQHSHTAWLENNASTFFDPTPAEAAAAITLTTFIAFLAWDGEQYDSNCTERLCDGFQSSLSYSSGNEPTISIKTVQLINQFQDKDHDPPRQPAIQSPSLAYILQANSPHRCSADLVNIRKQAHMALTRSISDARARTRLFPAPQGSFIPQGEVYEGNMPMTWRWQPRWEPIHGYHFVDVAWMYLKPNALRTRGPQIYNQLNNEIGALAGFVKAFWARDVENKRKIAVLTVWNDEHAREAALHEYR from the exons ATGTCGATCCGAGAGGTCCAGGAGGATAATGAGCGAATAGCTCGCGAGATGAGGCTTCTATGGCTTCAGCGTCAACAGGAGGCACGGCGTACTGTTAATCCACGCTTCGGCCCTGCTGTTGACGGCGTGCTTTGGAGCCGAATCCACCCAGACGAAAGCCCAGCAGTACCGATCCTCAGTATCCTCGAGTTCCATTTAAAGTCTGGGATCGACATCTTGGATAACTCCAAGCCACCTCGTAAGCTATGGGACTCGGTACTGCAATACATCAGCTCCATCTCTGGTTGCTGTGCTGTCAAATGGGGATCAATACTGGATGAGCCTCCGGCCACATTGCTATGCATGATTCACTGGGATAGTGCCGTCGCCTGGCGAAAGTTCCAGTATTCTCTAGGCTTCAGCCCTCTTATTGGGTTGCTTAAATCCGAGGTTTCAAATCGTTGCGCTAAACTAAACTTATCGGGCGTATTATGGCTTGACGGAGCTACCATTGTTGATGTTGTGTCAGTCACTTTTGATGCTCGAGCTACGTCATCGCTGAACCTTCGTGCAGCGTTTGAAGAGAGTTGGAATACACATGCTGCTTCAATGACCAGGGAGTTCAAAGGCCTTCAACATTCTCATACTGCATGGCTCGAGAACAATGCGTCGACGTTCTTCGATCCAAcgccagctgaagctgccgccGCGATCACTCTGACCACTTTCATCGCGTTTCTTGCCTGGGATGGAGAACAATACGATAGTAACTGCACTGAGCGTCTATGCGATGGCTTTCAATCTTCACTCTCATATTCTAGTGGCAATGAGCCAACGATCTCGATAAAAACGGTCCAACTCATCAACCAATTTCAAGATAAAGACCATGATCCGCCGCGACAGCCAGCTATACAGTCCCCCAGCTTAGCTTATATTCTCCAAGCGAACAGCCCGCATCGTTGTAGTGCTGATCTTGTCAATATCAGAAAGCAAGCACATATGGCCCTTACCCGCAGTATAAGCGATGCAAGAGCGAGGACACGGCTCTTCCCAGCTCCCCAGGGTTCATTCATACCCCAAGGTGAAGTATACGAGGGAAACATGCCAATGACCTGGAGATGGCAGCCAAGATGGGAGCCCATTCATGGCTATCACTTTGTGGATGTCGCTTGGATGTACTTGAAACCCAATGCCTTGCGAACTCGGGGTCCTCAAATATATAACCAGCTCAATAACGAGATTGGAGCATTGGCGGGTTTTGTTAAAGCCTTTTGGGCTCGTGATgtagaaaataaaaggaaaattgCCGTGCTCACAG TCTGGAATGACGAACATGCACGAGAAGCTGCTTTACACGAGTATCGTTAG
- a CDS encoding uncharacterized protein (EggNog:ENOG41) encodes MARSPVGVWLDPRRYIELTTFYIPQGAYERELFEQAYAAFDRMTVPSQVGGVPRACSVSDAGGWQPAETTENLDYQLFMGVMIWESPAARIEWYEELFRLSCESYELFGHKLDALKLLASGGAKSRFLALQSQ; translated from the exons ATGGCTCGCAGTCCCGTTGGTGTGTGGCTCGATCCAAGACGTTATATCGAATTGACCACCTTCTACATCCCACAAGGCGCGTATGAACGCGAGCTCTTCGAACAAGCGTATGCCGCTTTTGACCG TATGACTGTACCTTCTCAAGTAGGAGGAGTCCCCAGAGCGTGCTCTGTTAGCGATGCAGGGGGCTGGCAGCCTGCCGAAACCACTGAGAATCTGGACTACCAGCTTTTCATGGGAGTAATGATTTGGGAGAGCCCGGCCGCAAGAATAGAGTGGTATGAGGAGCTATTTAGGCTCTCCTGTGAGTCATATGAATTGTTCGGCCATAAGCTCGATGCTCTGAAACTTTTGGCTTCGGGAGGAGCTAAGTCGCGATTCCTAGCGCTACAAAGTCAGTAA
- a CDS encoding uncharacterized protein (EggNog:ENOG41~TransMembrane:5 (i12-37o43-66i168-192o198-220i241-261o)): protein MSKSRSPLLIRFLSDFTLGFSDGLTVPFALTAGLSSLGRTDTVIYAGLAELCAGSISMGIGGYLSAKDELPSEQAKDQDGDEEELKGMLRHDAGSDALDEKNKDAQEALVRRHLEPLALPSWMVADIMSTVKERQGLYDAARQLQFARSELSVGENSYNSGQLPISPIVSGISISLGYIIGGAIPLLPYFFAATVGLGLRWSIAACLVALMSFGAGKSWLLRSGGASSSWMRCLWEGLQMMILGTVAAIASVLCVSLLGGGDNEMKS, encoded by the coding sequence ATGTCAAAATCAAGAAGCCCTCTCCTCATCAGATTTCTCTCAGACTTCACCCTCGGCTTCTCAGATGGCTTAACAGTGCCCTTCGCCCTCACCGCGGGCCTCAGCTCCCTTGGTCGCACCGACACCGTCATCTACGCCGGCCTGGCGGAACTCTGCGCGGGAAGTATCAGCATGGGCATTGGTGGCTACCTTTCTGCGAAAGACGAGTTGCCCTCGGAGCAGGCCAAAGATCaggatggcgacgaggaagagcttAAGGGCATGCTGCGTCACGATGCTGGGAGTGACGCCTTGGATGAGAAGAATAAGGATGCCCAAGAAGCACTTGTGAGACGGCACTTGGAGCCTCTCGCTCTGCCAAGCTGGATGGTTGCGGATATCATGTCGACTGTCAAAGAGCGCCAGGGCTTATACGATGCAGCCCGCCAGCTACAGTTCGCACGATCTGAACTCTCTGTCGGTGAAAACTCGTATAACAGTGGACAGCTGCCTATTTCGCCAATCGTTTCCGgtatctccatctctctagGCTACATCATTGGCGGTGCCATTCCTCTGCTTCCGTACTTTTTCGCTGCGACGGTCGGCCTTGGTCTTCGATGGAGTATCGCGGCGTGCCTGGTGGCTCTGATGTCTTTTGGCGCAGGCaagagctggctgctgcgaAGCGGAGGCGCGTCTTCCAGTTGGATGCGCTGCCTGTGGGAAGGATTACAGATGATGATTCTAGGTACCGTGGCTGCGATAGCATCGGTATTGTGCGTATCGCTGCTGGGAGGGGGTGACAacgagatgaagagctga
- a CDS encoding uncharacterized protein (SECRETED:SignalP(1-20)), producing MLSKAVSLLAAAGLASAGVAKEPCAPSKPVKTTTAWETVYTATGTAAVAAAAATAKTSSPTSHVKGKAFDRYVVIYFENQDYGKSAGDPNFSFFAKKGITLSNLFSVTHPSQPNYLSSIVGDYLGMDNDDLWATDFNVSTVVDLLEDRGISWGHYEEDMPYSGYEGFNYINHKNGANDYVRKHNPAILANSVAHYEQRLSQIKNLSLIDTGRSMFHKDLKENKLPQWMFITPNMTSDGHDSNVGVAGQWCRTFLEPLLDDKNFMQNTMVLLTWDESETYTDRNRILGILLGDAIPKHLIGTTDNNFYTHYSEIATVEANWNLHTLGRWDVGANVFDWVAQKTGDRLRKWSSTKELDSYYWNVSYAGVFNEDGGNKQYPAPNLKLDHSFSGRTILPAIKKTWEHSKLGSYYADTIELPDGLHPPRATLPFLLATKRCFSTVLFEVVYILFS from the exons ATGCTGTCCAAGGCTGTTTctctgctggctgctgctggcctggCCTCTGCTGGCGTCGCCAAGGAGCCTTGCGCGCCTTCCAAGCCCGTGAAAACCACCACTGCCTGGGAGACGGTTTATACCGCCACCGGCACTGCTGccgttgccgctgctgctgccacggCCAAGACCAGCAGCCCGACCAGCCATGTCAAGGGCAAGGCTTTTGACCGATACGTCGTCATCTACTTTGAGAACCAGGACTATGGCAAGTCTGCTGGCGACC CCAACTTCAGCTTTTTCGCGAAGAAGGGTATCACGTTGTCAAACCTGTTCTCTGTCACTCACCCTTCGCAGCCCAACTACCTCTCTTCCATAGTTGGTGACTACTTGGGTATGGATAACGATGACCTGTGGGCCACCGACTTCAATGTGTCGACCGTCGTCGACCTTCTTGAGGACCGTGGCATCTCGTGGGGCCATTACGAAGAAGACATGCCCTACTCTGGTTACGAGGGCTTCAACTACATCAACCACAAGAACGGTGCCAATGACTACGTTCGCAAGCACAACCccgccatcctcgccaacAGCGTGGCACACTATGAGCAGCGCCTGTCTCAGATCAAGAACCTGTCTCTCATTGACACTGGCAGGTCCATGTTCCACAAGGACCTAAAGGAGAACAAGCTACCCCAGTGGATGTTCATCACCCCCAACATGACCTCTGATGGACATGATAGCAATGTTGGCGTCGCTGGCCAATGGTGCCGCACTTTCCTCGAGCCTCTCCTTGATGACAAAAATTTCATGCAAAACACCATGGTGCTTCTTACTTGGGACGAGAGCGAGACTTACACCGATCGCAACCGCATTCTCGGCATTTTGCTAGGAGACGCAATTCCCAAGCACCTTATTGGCACTACTGACAACAACTTTTACACTCACTACTCTGAGATTGCTACTGTCGAGGCCAACTGGAACCTCCACACTCTGGGTCGCTGGGATGTTGGTGCCAACGTCTTCGACTGGGTCGCCCAGAAGACTGGTGACCGTCTTCGCAAGTGGTCGTCCACAAAGGAGCTGGACAGCTACTACTGGAATGTCTCTTACGCCGGCGTCTTCAACGAGGACGGCGGTAACAAGCAATACCCTGCTCCTAACTTGAAGCTCGACCACAGCTTCTCTGGGCGCACCATCTTGCCCGCTATTAAGAAGACTTGGGAGCACAGCAAGCTTGGCTCCTACTACGCCGACACCATTGAGCTCCCTGACGGCCTTCATCCCCCAAGGGCTACGCTCCCGTTTCTACTAGCGACTAAACGTTGCTTTTCTACTGTGCTTTTTgaagtagtatatatattatttagttaA
- a CDS encoding uncharacterized protein (TransMembrane:1 (i89-113o)~CAZy:AA1), whose product MNSVRVHLGEGNSDSIERARVRSLSYHDNIDSASPQPSRVSMVSSMDTPGAPYAAGGEAHQELGEQQPFIQHSQSSSPFRPSRSRKLSLWKLSLFFFIATISILALSIVPFSLQALSKNPLSDSHELEESPTGDETDHHEADSEHAAEEADEENIGLTIIHYDEEMSRIPRLRDTSQYILSPSWDFDADPVIREYNWTIVDGRLNPDGVFRPMILINNQFPGPLVECNDGDTIRVNVDNKAINATSIHFHGLFQNGTNSLDGAVGITQCPIAPNSSFTYEFQVQNQSGTYWYHAHHSAQASDGLVGPVVIHSKDERTTLQKLEYASDRVIMIQDHYHNLTSEILMDYLKPDMENNEPVPDNSLINGRGMRDCKDFEGWDCDASNATAPIFDLAPGQRHRLRIINVGAFAEFQVQWDEHPFYITEVDGTDVFPEPFHRLNILPAQRYSIVLETNVTTADAFWMRARMVTHCFTTKNHRLQPEIRAVIRYTSSETKALNKYPNSKDWPEVIEVTCRDLNVSALHPVISMNPPPADKYMRFDASFMIGDWRLSRGFFNQSTWHPNITHPSLHRFLDAPANVTTLGSPIAVNNLAYDYKRELVIQTEGIRTIDFAINNFDDGNHPFHLHGHKFFVLFQGRGGYPPSEADLPAFLQQHDLENNPLRRDTVTVEGYSWAVIRIVLDNPGMWAFHCHNMWHAESGMLMQLLVRSDVVRGWSVKEQERAICGLEGVDTGMRPDDSIWFGSFGKK is encoded by the coding sequence ATGAACTCGGTCCGTGTCCATCTTGGCGAAGGCAACAGCGATAGCATCGAAAGGGCCCGAGTTCGGAGCCTGTCGTACCATGACAATATCGACTCTGCCAGCCCGCAGCCCTCGAGAGTGTCCATGGTTAGCTCAATGGACACTCCTGGAGCGCCTTATGCTGCCGGCGGAGAAGCTCATCAGGAGCTTGGTGAGCAGCAGCCGTTTATTCAGCACTCGCAGAGCTCGTCGCCTTTCCGTCCTTCTCGATCACGGAAGCTGTCTTTATGGAAGCtaagcctcttcttttttattgcCACCATCTCTATCCTAGCACTCTCCATTGTCCCCTTCAGCCTTCAGGCGCTTTCCAAGAATCCACTCTCAGATTCCCATGAGTTGGAAGAGTCTCCCACCGGAGACGAGACTGATCACCATGAGGCTGATTCCGAACATGCGGCCGAggaagcagatgaagaaaatattgGGTTGACCATCATTCATTACGATGAAGAGATGTCGAGAATCCCAAGACTAAGAGATACTTCACAGTACATCTTATCACCTTCTTGGGATTTTGACGCCGATCCTGTTATCAGAGAGTACAATTGGACCATCGTAGACGGACGCCTAAACCCCGATGGCGTCTTTCGGCCAATGATTCTTATCAATAACCAGTTTCCGGGACCGCTGGTTGAGTGTAACGACGGTGACACTATTCGTGTCAATGTTGACAATAAGGCTATCAATGCTACGTCAATACATTTCCACGGCCTCTTTCAAAATGGCACGAATTCCCTGGATGGTGCTGTTGGCATTACCCAATGCCCTATTGCCCCCAATTCAAGCTTCACCTACGAATTCCAGGTCCAGAATCAGTCAGGCACATACTGGTACCATGCTCACCATAGTGCCCAGGCCTCTGATGGCCTGGTTGGACCTGTTGTTATTCACTCCAAAGACGAGAGAACCACTCTCCAGAAGCTGGAATATGCTTCTGACAGGGTTATAATGATTCAAGATCATTATCATAACCTTACTTCGGAGATATTGATGGATTACCTCAAACCAGACATGGAGAATAATGAGCCTGTCCCTGACAACAGCCTCATCAATGGTCGTGGTATGCGTGATTGCAAGGACTTTGAAGGTTGGGACTGTGACGCCAGCAATGCCACAGCTCCCATTTTTGATCTTGCTCCCGGCCAACGACACCGTCTACGCATTATCAACGTTGGAGCTTTTGCCGAGTTTCAAGTCCAATGGGACGAACATCCCTTTTACATTACCGAAGTCGACGGCACCGATGTATTTCCCGAACCGTTTCATCGTCTCAACATCCTCCCAGCTCAGCGTTATAGCATTGTTCTGGAAACTAATGTCACCACCGCCGATGCTTTCTGGATGAGGGCCCGCATGGTAACTCACTGCTTCACTACCAAAAATCATCGCCTGCAACCCGAGATCCGAGCTGTGATCCGCTACACCTCTTCCGAAACTAAAGCACTAAACAAATATCCAAATAGCAAAGATTGGCCCGAAGTCATTGAAGTTACTTGTCGTGATTTGAACGTTTCTGCTCTACACCCTGTTATTTCGATGAATCCACCGCCCGCAGACAAATACATGCGTTTTGACGCCAGCTTTATGATTGGGGACTGGCGTCTATCACGTGGGTTTTTTAACCAATCTACTTGGCATCCCAATATTACCCATCCCTCACTCCACCGCTTCCTCGACGCACCTGCAAATGTCACAACCCTTGGCTCACCCATCGCCGTCAATAATCTCGCCTACGACTACAAAAGGGAACTTGTTATCCAGACCGAGGGCATTCGAACCATTGACTTTGCCATCAACAATTTCGACGACGGTAATCACCCGTTCCATCTCCACGGGCACAAATTCTTTGTCCTCTTCCAAGGCCGCGGCGGTTATCCCCCTTCTGAAGCCGATCTTCCGGCatttctccagcagcacgACCTGGAGAATAATCCTCTCCGACGCGATACCGTTACAGTAGAGGGATATAGCTGGGCCGTTATACGCATCGTCCTCGATAATCCTGGCATGTGGGCCTTCCATTGCCACAACATGTGGCACGCTGAATCGGGCATGTTAATGCAGCTGCTGGTGAGGAGTGACGTCGTCAGAGGATGGTCTGTCAAGGAGCAAGAGAGGGCTATATGTGGCTTAGAGGGCGTCGATACAGGAATGAGACCAGACGATAGCATCTGGTTTGGCAGCTTTGGTAAGAAATGA
- a CDS encoding uncharacterized protein (SECRETED:SignalP(1-23)) codes for MTVRAACEYWLCACILQILFVHAHCTAVSGSFAVPSQSKRDELLSRSSIQCNEASGLEYPRDNANSGILGSQSKSSLPRTQLPPPNPHFIRVTDMEWPSS; via the coding sequence ATGACGGTGAGAGCTGCATGCGAGTACTGGCTTTGTGCTTGCATTCTGCAAATACTGTTTGTACATGCACACTGCACTGCAGTCTCGGGGAGCTTCGCCGTGCCCAGTCAGTCGAAGAGGGACGAGCTGCTATCAAGATCATCGATACAGTGTAATGAAGCGTCTGGGCTCGAATATCCCCGAGACAATGCCAACAGCGGTATCTTGGGGAGCCAATCGAAGTCTTCGCTACCAAGAACCCAGCTACCACCGCCAAACCCGCACTTCATCCGAGTGACAGATATGGAGTGGCCCTCTTCCTAG